A single Endozoicomonas sp. NE40 DNA region contains:
- a CDS encoding ArsR/SmtB family transcription factor — MTDSQQTCFTEIPGLSDERLTRLASLFRLLGDEGRLRLVMACLDAPQPVCCLSEIAGMSQPLTSHHLRGLREARILKSSRKGKQMLYELDDYHIRHVVLDLANHVLEDE; from the coding sequence ATGACTGACTCCCAGCAGACATGCTTTACAGAAATCCCCGGTTTATCCGATGAGCGTCTGACCCGACTCGCCTCATTGTTTCGCCTGCTGGGTGATGAAGGACGATTACGGCTCGTCATGGCCTGCCTTGATGCTCCGCAACCTGTATGTTGCCTGTCTGAAATTGCAGGTATGTCCCAGCCCCTCACCAGCCACCACCTGCGAGGTTTGCGAGAGGCGCGTATTCTTAAATCATCCCGGAAGGGAAAGCAGATGCTGTATGAACTGGACGATTATCACATTCGCCATGTGGTTCTGGATCTGGCGAATCATGTACTGGAAGACGAATAA
- a CDS encoding NAD-dependent malic enzyme yields MSRAESHSIHTGLSGRMLLENPLLNKGTAFTLEERSELDLHGLLPPRVETLEEQCRRAYKSFSIKPTPILKHIYLRSLQDTNETLFYALVQRHLEEMLPIIYTPVVGQACQRFSDLYRRPRGLYISYPERARMDAMLANFKRNIEVIVVTDGERILGLGDQGVGGMGICIGKLSLYSAVGGITPNQTLPIMLDCGTNNQKLLEDPNYLGWRHERIDDEQYYEFVDSFIKALKRRWPNALLQFEDFAINHATPLLETYRDELCSFNDDIQGTAGVTAATLLAAAKAADKSIEDMNVAFLGAGSAGCGIAEQIIRLMMAKGLSEEEARKRIYMVDRFGLVHDEMSDLRAFQQKLAQKHDDIQPWMTDGAVSLADVVKHAKPDAIIGVSGQPGLFTQEIIEQMSQNHERPIIFPLSNPISQVEAAPEDIIKWSKGKALVATGSPFDPVSFEGRSYPVAQCNNIYIFPGLGLGALASGARRISDGMLDAAVQTLALSSPALINRKAPLLPTLDSIQRVTNDIALAVALQAQKEELAPETERTEIEQRIREKRWSPEYRRIRMSYC; encoded by the coding sequence ATGAGCCGAGCCGAATCCCACAGCATCCATACAGGTTTATCCGGACGGATGCTGTTAGAAAACCCACTGCTGAACAAAGGTACAGCTTTCACTCTGGAAGAACGGAGTGAGCTGGACCTGCATGGCCTTCTGCCACCTCGTGTTGAAACACTGGAAGAACAGTGTCGTCGTGCTTACAAGTCGTTTTCGATTAAACCCACCCCAATTCTGAAGCACATTTATCTGCGCTCCCTGCAGGACACCAACGAAACGCTGTTTTATGCCCTGGTGCAGCGCCATCTGGAAGAAATGCTGCCCATTATTTATACGCCGGTGGTTGGGCAGGCGTGTCAGCGTTTCAGCGATCTGTATCGTCGCCCACGTGGTCTTTACATCTCCTATCCGGAACGTGCCCGTATGGATGCTATGCTGGCCAACTTCAAACGCAATATTGAAGTGATTGTAGTAACCGACGGTGAACGTATTCTTGGCCTGGGTGACCAGGGTGTGGGTGGTATGGGCATCTGTATCGGTAAACTGTCGCTTTACAGCGCTGTTGGTGGTATTACGCCAAACCAGACTCTGCCGATTATGCTTGATTGCGGCACCAACAACCAGAAGCTGCTGGAAGACCCGAACTACCTGGGTTGGAGACATGAGCGAATTGACGATGAGCAGTACTACGAGTTTGTAGACAGCTTTATTAAGGCTCTGAAGCGTCGCTGGCCAAATGCCCTGCTGCAGTTTGAAGATTTTGCCATTAACCATGCAACTCCGCTGCTGGAAACTTACCGCGACGAGCTGTGCAGCTTTAATGATGACATTCAGGGTACTGCCGGGGTTACTGCCGCAACGCTGCTGGCGGCTGCCAAGGCGGCTGATAAATCCATTGAGGATATGAACGTTGCATTCCTTGGTGCTGGTTCTGCAGGCTGTGGTATTGCGGAACAGATTATCCGCCTGATGATGGCGAAAGGTCTGTCTGAAGAAGAAGCCCGCAAGCGTATCTACATGGTGGATCGTTTTGGTCTGGTACACGATGAAATGTCTGACCTGCGTGCATTCCAGCAGAAGCTGGCGCAAAAGCACGATGATATTCAGCCATGGATGACTGATGGTGCGGTTTCTCTGGCTGACGTTGTGAAGCATGCCAAACCTGATGCCATTATTGGGGTTTCCGGACAGCCGGGTCTGTTCACTCAGGAGATTATCGAACAGATGTCTCAGAACCACGAACGGCCCATTATTTTCCCGCTGTCTAACCCGATCAGTCAGGTTGAAGCCGCTCCTGAAGATATTATCAAGTGGAGTAAGGGTAAGGCTCTGGTTGCTACTGGCAGTCCGTTTGATCCGGTAAGCTTTGAAGGTCGCAGTTACCCAGTCGCCCAGTGCAACAATATCTATATTTTCCCGGGTCTGGGTCTGGGCGCACTGGCTAGCGGCGCACGTCGTATTTCTGATGGCATGCTGGACGCTGCGGTTCAGACTCTGGCACTGTCCTCCCCGGCACTGATCAACCGTAAAGCGCCTCTGCTGCCAACTCTGGACAGCATTCAGCGAGTGACAAACGACATTGCGCTGGCAGTGGCTTTGCAGGCTCAGAAGGAAGAACTGGCTCCGGAAACCGAACGTACGGAAATTGAACAGCGTATTCGTGAAAAGCGCTGGAGCCCGGAATATAGACGTATTCGTATGTCTTATTGCTGA
- the gorA gene encoding glutathione-disulfide reductase, with protein MTTDTHFDYLVIGGGSGGIGTANRAAMHGARVGLIEAKHLGGTCVNVGCVPKKAMWFAGQISDAVKYGPDYGFDLDHDSVLKNFSWKKLVESREAYIGRIHQSYDRVLGNNKVTVINGYGRFVDAKTVEVNGVQYTADHITIATGGEPAIPQIPGAEYGIDSDGFFDLNERPERVAVLGAGYIAVELAGVLHALGSETHLLVRRHKPLRSFDDMLSDTLVDIMEAEGPALHTHSVPEKITKESDGSLTVHLENGNSLNVDTVIWAVGRKPHTHSINLEFAGVETDQRGYIPVDKFQNTNVPGIYAVGDNIGKIELTPVAVAAGRRLSERLFNNKPEEHLDYDNVATVVFSHPTIGTVGLTEKEAVERYGEDNIKVYNSGFTAMYSALTSHRQPSKMKLVTAGKEEKIVGIHSIGHGSDEMLQGFAVALKMGATKADFDNTVAIHPTSAEEFVTMR; from the coding sequence ATGACAACAGATACACACTTTGACTATCTGGTAATTGGTGGTGGCAGCGGTGGCATCGGCACAGCAAACCGCGCGGCTATGCACGGTGCGAGAGTGGGCCTGATCGAGGCTAAACACCTTGGCGGCACCTGCGTGAATGTTGGTTGTGTTCCTAAAAAAGCTATGTGGTTTGCCGGTCAGATATCCGATGCGGTGAAGTATGGCCCGGATTATGGCTTTGATCTTGACCATGATTCTGTACTTAAAAACTTCAGTTGGAAAAAACTGGTTGAAAGTCGCGAAGCGTATATCGGGCGCATCCATCAGTCCTATGACCGGGTACTGGGTAACAACAAAGTTACGGTTATTAACGGCTACGGTCGTTTTGTTGATGCAAAAACCGTTGAAGTCAATGGCGTACAGTACACCGCTGATCACATTACTATTGCCACCGGTGGCGAACCAGCCATTCCGCAGATTCCCGGAGCTGAATACGGTATTGATTCTGATGGCTTCTTTGATTTGAACGAGCGGCCTGAACGGGTGGCAGTGCTGGGGGCTGGATATATTGCTGTTGAGCTGGCAGGCGTGCTTCATGCGCTGGGCAGTGAAACGCACCTGCTGGTTCGCAGACATAAGCCTTTGCGCAGTTTTGATGACATGTTGTCTGATACGCTGGTGGACATTATGGAAGCAGAAGGCCCCGCCCTGCATACGCACTCTGTACCAGAAAAAATCACCAAAGAAAGCGACGGCAGCCTGACGGTTCATCTGGAAAATGGCAACAGCCTGAACGTCGACACAGTCATCTGGGCCGTGGGACGGAAACCTCATACCCACAGTATTAATCTTGAATTTGCAGGTGTTGAGACCGATCAGCGTGGTTATATCCCTGTGGATAAATTCCAGAATACCAATGTACCAGGCATTTATGCGGTGGGTGACAACATTGGCAAGATAGAACTGACACCAGTTGCCGTTGCTGCTGGTCGTCGCCTGTCTGAGCGACTGTTTAATAACAAGCCGGAAGAACATCTGGATTACGACAACGTAGCGACGGTGGTCTTCAGCCACCCAACCATCGGAACCGTCGGTTTAACTGAAAAAGAAGCCGTTGAGCGTTACGGTGAAGATAATATCAAAGTGTATAACAGTGGTTTCACCGCGATGTACTCAGCTCTGACCAGTCATCGGCAGCCCAGCAAAATGAAGCTGGTAACAGCAGGCAAGGAAGAGAAAATTGTGGGTATCCACAGTATCGGTCATGGTTCCGATGAAATGCTGCAGGGCTTTGCTGTTGCTTTGAAAATGGGGGCAACCAAGGCAGACTTTGATAATACCGTTGCTATTCATCCGACGTCGGCGGAAGAATTCGTTACCATGAGATAG
- a CDS encoding DUF1007 family protein gives MFSGSPPALAHPHSWVDMKTHIEGKEGVITGFQMEWTFDAMSSAFMLEGEKKSPQELQKALEELVASVMENIKKEHYFTHFLDGDRTIGLSTATDAKFHRNRARLVLTFNLPLLKPEPLKKDSLKLQIFEPTHYTDMSWPAKSSVSLSDELAKQCELELVPPNPTPQQMSYALTLSEDADPDNTLGQIFTQSIRFHCSVESGKEVRP, from the coding sequence ATGTTCTCAGGCTCTCCCCCTGCCCTGGCACACCCGCATTCATGGGTCGATATGAAAACTCATATTGAAGGCAAAGAGGGTGTGATTACTGGTTTTCAAATGGAGTGGACTTTTGATGCCATGTCCTCAGCCTTTATGCTTGAGGGAGAGAAGAAGTCTCCACAGGAGCTACAGAAAGCTCTGGAAGAGCTTGTTGCGTCTGTAATGGAAAACATAAAGAAAGAGCACTATTTCACACATTTCCTTGATGGTGACAGAACTATCGGGCTCAGCACCGCCACTGATGCAAAATTCCATCGTAACCGCGCTCGACTGGTTTTGACTTTTAACCTGCCACTGTTAAAGCCTGAGCCTTTGAAAAAAGACTCACTGAAGTTACAAATTTTCGAGCCAACTCACTATACCGATATGAGCTGGCCTGCCAAAAGCAGCGTCAGCTTATCGGACGAATTAGCAAAACAGTGTGAACTTGAACTGGTTCCCCCCAATCCGACACCACAACAGATGAGTTATGCCCTTACACTGTCTGAAGATGCCGATCCGGATAACACCCTCGGACAAATATTTACCCAAAGCATTCGTTTTCATTGTTCCGTAGAGTCAGGTAAGGAGGTAAGGCCATGA
- a CDS encoding nickel/cobalt transporter — protein sequence MIRDTYSSSATPTGFHRVALTSLIVVMAMICYQLWQAWPTLVLKSTEWQRIVNNQLADLLYDARENPLVSGGYLAGFSFLYGILHALGPGHGKVIVTTYLATQPAKAKTSLILTAVSAFCQAMVAVALVSVLLWGLSGSTRDVNRHALSFMTLSSFLISVLGVMICWRVFRQLFQKKVTRKKACSSHHKEHDHSCGCGHQHVASPEAVNQASSLREYISVIMSIGLRPCTGAIMVLFFANMVGLYWMGVISALLMSMGTAITTSTLALMTLSGKQIVRRYLSSKHAHQQQRWQWAGYSLQLLGGTLLILLGLLLMNSQSTGLSPMLTM from the coding sequence ATGATACGAGACACTTATTCAAGCAGTGCCACTCCAACCGGGTTTCACCGGGTTGCTTTAACCAGTCTGATCGTTGTCATGGCTATGATCTGTTACCAATTGTGGCAGGCATGGCCCACATTAGTGTTAAAAAGTACCGAGTGGCAACGCATTGTAAATAACCAACTGGCTGATCTGCTCTATGATGCCAGGGAAAACCCACTGGTATCTGGCGGTTATCTGGCAGGATTCAGTTTTCTGTATGGCATTCTGCATGCACTGGGACCCGGGCACGGTAAAGTGATTGTGACCACCTATCTGGCAACACAGCCAGCCAAGGCAAAAACAAGCCTGATTCTTACCGCTGTTTCAGCCTTTTGTCAGGCGATGGTGGCTGTCGCATTGGTCAGTGTCCTGTTGTGGGGGCTAAGTGGCTCAACCCGGGACGTTAACCGACATGCACTGAGTTTTATGACGTTGAGCAGCTTTCTGATCAGTGTTCTGGGTGTAATGATCTGCTGGCGGGTATTCAGACAACTCTTTCAGAAAAAAGTCACCCGAAAAAAAGCATGCAGCAGTCACCATAAAGAACATGATCACTCATGTGGCTGTGGTCACCAGCATGTAGCATCTCCGGAAGCCGTTAACCAGGCTTCCTCATTGCGTGAATATATCAGTGTGATTATGAGTATCGGCTTGCGCCCCTGCACCGGAGCTATCATGGTGCTGTTCTTTGCGAACATGGTTGGGCTTTACTGGATGGGGGTAATCAGTGCTTTGTTGATGTCCATGGGAACGGCTATCACAACCTCGACTCTGGCACTGATGACACTGTCGGGCAAACAAATTGTCCGTCGTTACCTGTCATCAAAACATGCTCATCAACAACAACGCTGGCAATGGGCTGGATACAGCTTACAACTATTGGGAGGTACCCTGCTGATTTTGCTGGGATTACTGTTAATGAACTCTCAAAGCACAGGGTTATCACCGATGTTGACTATGTGA